The genomic interval GCACGCCAAGTGATTTTTTTAATAAACCAACATCTTTAATTAAGGCATATTCGTCCATTGCAAGTATCTTCTGTCTTACGTCTTCCCTTACATGCATCTTTTTCGCAAAAAGAAACCGGACAGTCAGGAGAAATCCCCCGAATATGAAGAATACAGCAGGTGTTAAATGATAAATAAAATCCATAAAAGTCAGATGTACCTTACTGGCAATCATAATGTTGGGGGGGTCGCCAATAAGCGTTGCAGTACCGCCAATATTGCATGCCATAACCTCGGTAATCAAAAAAGGAAAGGGATCCAATTCCAACTCCTCCGCAATGAACAACGTTACGGGAATAAGAAGCAAAACACTGGTAACATTATCAAGAAACGCGGAAGCAACTGCCGTTATACAAGCAAAGAAAATGAGGATCAGAAACGGTTTCCCGCGCGCAAGTTTTGCTGATTTAATAGCAACAAATTGAAATATCCCTGTTTTCTTAAGGATATTGACAATAATCATCATGCTTATTAGCAAAAATATTACATTATAATCTATAGCATAATGTTCCTCATAAAAGGCTTCATGTTGGCTGACAATCTTAAGGAGGATCATCAAACCTGCGCCAATGAGCGCCACTTTAGTTTTGTCGATCTTTTCAGAGACAATTAACCCGAAAGATACAAGGAATATGAGCGTCGCAATCCAAAATACCATATTTTATTTCTCCATTATTTATCAAAGTAATTGATTATTAAACTCAAAAACGTAAAATAGGATATCATAAAAATCCTGATTTAAAAACAGTAAAACCTGACAAAAATTCAGTTTTTAAACAGTACGTTAGTTTTTTGGAAAAAAGCTTCAACTTTTATGGTTATAACACATATCCCCGACAGGCGTTGGGGGGGGCATACTTCCAACATAAAAAAACATAGCAGATCCCGCATGTGCACGCTGTTACCCATCAATCATGACAATCCGTGCCTGCGAAGCCTTTTGGCAACACCTTTTTTTAAAAACGGCATTGATACATACTTTGTGATTTCGTATTCTTGTAATACCGGTAAATTTCCGGCAGCGCAATGAAGTCCGTCTTCTGACCGTCTGTTTAGGTTTGCCCTGTGCGGCAAAGGTAAAAATGTATCTTTTAATAACTATGGTGATAAAAAATGATTCGTTTTCATAACGTTTGTCTGAATTTTGGCTCTACCGTCATTTTTGACGAGCTTTCTCTGCAAATTCGATTGAACGACCGCATTGGATTAATCGGACCCAATGGCGCGGGCAAATCCACATTTTTCAAGCTCATCTGCAAATATATTGAACCCTCTTCCGGGAGTATTATTTATGCGAAAGGCGTGAAAACAGGATACCTGCCTCAGGAATGTTTTGCGTTCAGCAAAAAAACTGTTTTTGAGGAGGCGGGTTCCGTCTTTGAAGACATTCACCATTTGAACCGGCAAATAGATGCGGTACATAAAGACCTTGACAGCCCTTCCCTTACCGATGAAGACCGCCAGCTACTCCTTGACCGGCACACACACCTGCTACATCAGTTATCGGTGGTGAACGCAAACAAAATGAATGCTGAAATTGAAAAGGTATTAAAAGGCATCGGTTTTAAGGACGCCGATTTCAGGAAAGATATTGACGCCCTGAGCGGTGGGTGGCGGATGCGTGTTGCCTTAGCCAGGCTGTTGCTGCAAGAACCGGATATCCTGCTTCTGGACGAACCCACAAACCATCTTGACGTTGATTCTATTCTCTGGCTTGAGCAGTACCTTAAGGAATTAAACGGGGGGTTGATTATTATTTCCCATGACAGGGCTTTTTTAGACCGGAATGTTTCTGGTATCTGGGAGCTTGAGAAGGGGAATATCACTGAATATCACGGCAATTATTCTTTTTATGAAACCGAAAAAGAAAAAAGGAGTGGGCTGCAAACTTCACGCTATGTCAATCAACAGAAGAAAATTAAAGAAGTAGAAAGATTTATCGAGCGATTTCGGTCAAAAAATACAAAGGCGTCACAGGTACAGAGCCGAATCAAAATGCTTGGAAAAATGGAAAAAGAGACCTTGCCTGAAAACACGGTTCACAGGGTTACCTTCAGGTTCCCTCCTGCAAAACAAAGCGGTGCAAGCGTCCTTGAAGTGAAAGACGTTTCCTGCAAATATGCAGATCAATGGGTATTTCAGGGAGTTTGCCTTTCCATAGAACGGGGAGAAAAGGTTGCGCTCGTAGGGCAAAACGGCTCTGGAAAATCCTCATTATTACGCATTATAAACCGTTTGCATACGCCCCAAAGCGGTACTGCCACTTTCGGACACAATGTGCTCGCTGACTATTTTGCACAGGAAACCGCGGAAAGCCTCCAGGGTGACAATACGGTATTGGAGGAAGTCGAATCCATTGCTCCGTTTTCTATGATGCCGCACGTAAGACACCTTCTGGGGGCATTTCTCTTCTCCGGAGATGACGTGTTTAAAACGGTAAACGTTTTAAGCGGCGGAGAAAAATCGCGTCTGTGCCTTGCAAAAACTCTTTTAAAACCAACGAATTTCCTCGTGCTGGATGAACCCACAAATCATATTGATATCACTACCAAAAAAGTACTCAAAGAGGCGTTACTGAATTACCCGGGAAGTCTTTTAATTGTTTCCCACGACAGAGACTTTCTGGACGGACTCGTTTCAAAGGTTTATGAACTGAAAGAGGGAAATCTTTTCATTCATCTGGGCAGTTTTAAGGATTTCTTAGAAAAAAGAGAGGCGGAATTACGGTCAGGAACACATAAAACGGCGGGACAGGAAGCGCCAGAATTAAAATCTTCAGGGATAACCACTCAAAAGCAGATATTTTTACAAAAAAAGGAACAAAACGCTAAAAGAAGAAAGTTCACAAAAGAACTTCAAAAAATCGAGGAAAGAATCTCCTACCTTGAAACGCAAAAAAAAGAACTTGACCAAACCCTTTTAGATACCGAATTATATAATGACAAGGAAAGGCATATTATCATCAATAAACAACATAAATCAGTTTCCGCAGAGTTAAACGACCTTTATAAGAAATGGGAGGTCTTACACACCGAATTGGGAGCTGTAGATGCAGGGATAGCCGTGTAATAATGGTTTGGCCGCAAGCTGCCCATGTTACCTTTCCGCTTTCAAACTTCCCTCGCCGGTAGAGGGAACTCTGTAGTAATGCCTCTCCGGGCGTTATGCTGCCTTGCCCGTAAAGATTCTCTGGTTCTTTTTCAGATTACACAATACCTATGCCTAAATTTTTTATGAAAAGGAAGAAGATGAGTTCAAGACCACAGAGGGTTGCTGTCAAGGCAGTACACAGTATTGCATATCCAAGGAATCTTTCTTCCCTTCTAAGAAGAAAGGCATATATCAGGGTTATAATTACAAGAATTGCAGTAAATGTTTCAAGAGTGGCCACTTCGATGGTGAGCTTCTTTTTATAAAATAAGGATATTTCTTCCAGAAGGTCAAAACCAAGGCATACGACCAGTGATACAATAGCAGGCGTAACCGTCTTGCCATGCCTTGCCTTTGCAAGTAATATAAGGGCAACAATAGCTGCTGTAAACGTGATTAATTTAAAAATG from Candidatus Kuenenia stuttgartiensis carries:
- a CDS encoding SLC13 family permease, with product MVFWIATLIFLVSFGLIVSEKIDKTKVALIGAGLMILLKIVSQHEAFYEEHYAIDYNVIFLLISMMIIVNILKKTGIFQFVAIKSAKLARGKPFLILIFFACITAVASAFLDNVTSVLLLIPVTLFIAEELELDPFPFLITEVMACNIGGTATLIGDPPNIMIASKVHLTFMDFIYHLTPAVFFIFGGFLLTVRFLFAKKMHVREDVRQKILAMDEYALIKDVGLLKKSLGVLGMVILGFIFHGVFHYEPATIALVGAAVLLIISKEDVHHVFRDLEWSTLFFFMGLFIIVGGVVKVGLISKLSEGLIALTQPGVESMFTLSIVLLWFSAIGSAIVDNIPFVASMIPLVKDTAEVVLPQGWDITPVLQHPTLMPVWWSLALGACLGGNGTPIGASANVITIGLSEKAGYPITFRKFLIYSIPITLETLVLATIYVVVRYYVFI
- a CDS encoding ABC-F family ATP-binding cassette domain-containing protein — encoded protein: MIRFHNVCLNFGSTVIFDELSLQIRLNDRIGLIGPNGAGKSTFFKLICKYIEPSSGSIIYAKGVKTGYLPQECFAFSKKTVFEEAGSVFEDIHHLNRQIDAVHKDLDSPSLTDEDRQLLLDRHTHLLHQLSVVNANKMNAEIEKVLKGIGFKDADFRKDIDALSGGWRMRVALARLLLQEPDILLLDEPTNHLDVDSILWLEQYLKELNGGLIIISHDRAFLDRNVSGIWELEKGNITEYHGNYSFYETEKEKRSGLQTSRYVNQQKKIKEVERFIERFRSKNTKASQVQSRIKMLGKMEKETLPENTVHRVTFRFPPAKQSGASVLEVKDVSCKYADQWVFQGVCLSIERGEKVALVGQNGSGKSSLLRIINRLHTPQSGTATFGHNVLADYFAQETAESLQGDNTVLEEVESIAPFSMMPHVRHLLGAFLFSGDDVFKTVNVLSGGEKSRLCLAKTLLKPTNFLVLDEPTNHIDITTKKVLKEALLNYPGSLLIVSHDRDFLDGLVSKVYELKEGNLFIHLGSFKDFLEKREAELRSGTHKTAGQEAPELKSSGITTQKQIFLQKKEQNAKRRKFTKELQKIEERISYLETQKKELDQTLLDTELYNDKERHIIINKQHKSVSAELNDLYKKWEVLHTELGAVDAGIAV